One part of the Acidobacteriota bacterium genome encodes these proteins:
- a CDS encoding response regulator transcription factor has product MRILIVEDDIALASFIRKGLEAEHYAVDASSDGEQGRTMALEFDYDLLILDLNLPGIDGLAILKSLRQRKPSLPVMILTARSRVEDRVQCLDMGADDYLVKPFSFLELSARARALLRRCHLPSESVLAVRDLRLDRVERRVERSGRRIDLTTKEFALLEYLMRNVGRRLTRAMIIEHVWNLTFDSTTNVVDVYINYLRRKVDDGFSPALIHTVRGVGYELGPNGAAA; this is encoded by the coding sequence ATGAGAATTCTGATCGTGGAAGATGATATTGCGCTGGCGAGCTTCATCCGCAAGGGTCTCGAGGCGGAACACTACGCGGTGGACGCGTCCAGTGATGGTGAGCAAGGGCGGACGATGGCCCTGGAGTTTGATTACGACCTCTTGATCCTTGATCTCAACCTGCCTGGCATTGACGGTCTCGCGATCTTGAAGAGTCTGCGGCAGCGCAAGCCCAGTTTGCCGGTGATGATTCTTACGGCGCGCAGCCGCGTCGAAGACCGTGTGCAATGCCTCGACATGGGAGCCGACGACTATTTGGTGAAGCCGTTTTCGTTTCTGGAATTGTCTGCTCGAGCGCGGGCGTTGTTGCGGCGTTGTCATCTGCCCTCGGAGTCGGTGTTGGCCGTGCGCGATCTTCGGTTGGACCGGGTGGAACGCAGGGTGGAGCGGTCGGGTCGACGCATCGACTTAACCACCAAGGAATTTGCGTTGCTCGAATACCTGATGCGCAACGTAGGCCGTCGCCTGACGCGGGCGATGATTATTGAGCACGTGTGGAACCTGACCTTTGATTCCACGACCAACGTGGTGGATGTGTACATCAACTACCTGCGACGCAAAGTGGATGACGGATTTTCTCCCGCACTGATCCATACCGTGCGCGGAGTCGGCTATGAACTTGGGCCGAACGGAGCTGCGGCATGA
- a CDS encoding HAMP domain-containing histidine kinase has product MSIASQHRLAREQDQAVLGELLHSLSQPLTTLRCSLELSTDEIAGSPQDAVAGALEQTDRVIAVVRLMREYLDAESDDISQSSAPLLPVLREVVEKLSPVAHERQVLLALTGSCDTTLELAEPRLRLALQYLVGRLIEEQPRHGDVTLQLKDSASGAELWAHVRETPITTTVRQDSFRRTLHHVQRVVARRLLESGGASLVFSGDGHSGFLLRVARSAPALESRPAR; this is encoded by the coding sequence ATGAGCATTGCTTCGCAGCATCGATTGGCGCGCGAGCAGGATCAGGCGGTACTGGGTGAGTTGTTGCACTCGTTGAGCCAGCCCCTCACCACGCTTCGATGTTCCCTGGAGCTTTCGACGGATGAAATTGCTGGATCTCCTCAAGATGCTGTTGCAGGGGCGCTCGAACAGACGGATCGCGTGATTGCAGTGGTTCGCCTGATGCGGGAGTATTTGGACGCGGAGTCCGACGACATTTCGCAGTCGTCCGCCCCGTTGCTGCCTGTGCTGCGCGAAGTTGTCGAAAAGCTTTCGCCGGTCGCTCATGAGCGGCAGGTCCTGCTGGCTCTGACAGGTTCTTGCGACACCACCCTCGAACTTGCCGAGCCGCGGCTGCGACTCGCGCTGCAATACCTGGTCGGGCGCCTGATCGAAGAACAACCACGGCATGGGGATGTCACGTTGCAGCTCAAGGACAGTGCGTCGGGGGCTGAGTTATGGGCGCATGTCCGAGAAACACCGATCACAACGACCGTACGACAGGATTCGTTTCGTAGAACGCTCCACCACGTGCAACGAGTGGTAGCGCGCCGGCTGCTTGAGTCCGGCGGAGCCTCGCTTGTGTTTAGCGGAGATGGCCATTCTGGTTTCCTGCTGCGCGTCGCGCGTTCCGCCCCCGCACTCGAATCCAGGCCCGCTCGGTGA